In Hyphomicrobiales bacterium, a single window of DNA contains:
- a CDS encoding citrate (Si)-synthase, with protein sequence MSSEDKIEIHRGLKGVYFERSATTFIDGKAGELRYRGYSIHDLAQQSTFEETAHLLLHGELPTRAELETTRATLGAARQLPDGVTHIIHTLAHAHPMDVLRTAVSALAAFDPQADDNSLEATRAKGLRLTAQIPVIIGVHAAVRTGRAVPQPGAGLSHAAHFLWMLTGREPSQAAAKLMDRDLILHAEHGSNASSFAGRVVIGTEANLHAAMTAAIAALSGPAHGGAAEDVMKMAQEIGTPENAAAYVKTKRAAGDAVTGFGHRVYRTEDPRARHMRDGVEQLSREMGEPKWFAILQAVVEAMRPYARFGVNVNVDFYSGVIYYLNGIAPDLFVPIFAAGRVPGWTVQCLEQLQNNILIRPLTLYDGPEARDYLPLDRRS encoded by the coding sequence ATGTCCAGCGAAGACAAGATCGAAATCCATCGCGGCCTCAAGGGCGTCTATTTTGAGCGCTCGGCCACGACATTCATTGACGGCAAGGCAGGTGAGCTTCGCTACCGGGGATACTCCATCCACGATCTTGCACAACAGTCCACTTTCGAGGAAACGGCACACCTGCTGCTGCACGGCGAATTGCCCACTCGGGCTGAACTCGAAACCACGCGGGCCACGTTGGGGGCGGCACGCCAATTGCCGGACGGCGTCACCCACATCATCCACACCCTGGCGCACGCCCACCCGATGGATGTGTTGCGTACGGCGGTCTCGGCGCTCGCCGCCTTTGATCCGCAGGCCGATGACAATTCCCTTGAGGCAACCCGCGCCAAGGGCCTTCGCCTCACCGCGCAGATTCCCGTCATCATCGGTGTCCATGCGGCGGTGCGGACGGGGCGGGCCGTGCCGCAACCCGGTGCAGGCCTCTCCCACGCCGCGCACTTCCTCTGGATGCTCACAGGCCGTGAACCTTCGCAGGCGGCTGCAAAGCTCATGGACCGCGACCTCATTCTCCATGCCGAGCACGGCAGCAACGCCTCCTCCTTCGCCGGTCGTGTGGTTATCGGCACGGAAGCAAACCTTCATGCCGCCATGACTGCGGCCATCGCGGCCCTCTCCGGCCCCGCCCACGGTGGAGCGGCCGAGGACGTGATGAAGATGGCCCAGGAGATCGGCACGCCGGAGAATGCAGCGGCCTACGTGAAGACCAAGCGCGCGGCCGGCGATGCCGTCACCGGCTTCGGCCACCGGGTCTACCGGACGGAAGACCCGCGCGCGCGTCACATGCGCGATGGCGTGGAACAGCTCTCGCGGGAGATGGGAGAACCCAAGTGGTTCGCCATCCTGCAGGCTGTGGTGGAAGCGATGCGGCCCTATGCGCGCTTCGGGGTGAACGTGAACGTCGATTTCTACTCCGGGGTCATTTACTATCTGAATGGCATCGCGCCGGACCTGTTTGTGCCCATCTTTGCGGCGGGCCGGGTTCCGGGGTGGACCGTGCAGTGCCTGGAACAACTGCAAAACAACATTCTGATCAGGCCCTTGACGCTCTATGACGGTCCGGAAGCTCGGGATTATCTGCCCTTGGACCGCCGGAGCTGA